GCATGTCGAAGATGGCCTCCCAAGGTGTCAAACACTTTGCCAAAGGAATCGAGCTGGCCCTCAAGCCCCGCGAGGCTCGCAAGAATGTGTTTCGCGTTTTCTTCAATTTGCATTCCGCGCAGTCCCATCAGAATCGCACTGAGGTATGCGTGCAAAGTGTTTGGTGAAGCTGGGAGGATGCTTCTCGCTCGGCAATAATCGTCCAGCCGGCCCAGCTTCGAGTCGGAGGTCATTAACAGCTCGTAAAATACTCCCTCAGAGGGCACAAACATCAACGCAAAATCCAGAGTGTTTTCATTTTGAAGGATGTATTTTTCGGAGATCGACTCAGCATGTTTGCGCACAGCCTGAAAAAGCTCCTTGCGCGCATCCTCTCCGGATTCAACAA
This sequence is a window from Candidatus Bathyarchaeia archaeon. Protein-coding genes within it:
- a CDS encoding DNA recombination protein RmuC produces the protein ETQYRFSTGAIVDAVIRTGEKIIPVDSKFPLESYRRLVESGEDARKELFQAVRKHAESISEKYILQNENTLDFALMFVPSEGVFYELLMTSDSKLGRLDDYCRARSILPASPNTLHAYLSAILMGLRGMQIEENAKHILASLAGLEGQLDSFGKVFDTLGGHLRHAQQSYDEADRKLDRARGSLEQMAQGTLSEAAPKALEASTKD